A single Lolium perenne isolate Kyuss_39 chromosome 6, Kyuss_2.0, whole genome shotgun sequence DNA region contains:
- the LOC127306244 gene encoding protein TIFY 6a, translated as MEMDFLGPRSSPWQVMPPVPRRNDGAEPWRFAAPPPPPMLHAPVPDVPAAHRYPTAPASEVHHVGARVPPSPYPQAFPFGIPASYLQGSQVGVVHNAAPTRDQRCPAPQLTIFYAGSVHVFDNVTKDKAEQIMFMASKAAQAGSSPPFRLPLRQSESAPAPVPDERQMAPLARACSDPVHLNLDTVHDVPLARSASLARFLERRKQKQRAAHAATPYSRREISPGSMDTFLMLSPGNTAVSGNPELSWFFGDEKGSRNEEALDTELKM; from the exons ATGGAGATGGACTTCCTCGGCCCCCGCTCGTCGCCGTGGCAAGTGATGCCGCCCGTGCCGCGACGCAACGACGGCGCCGAGCCCTGGCGCttcgctgcgccgccgccgccgccgatgctTCATGCGCCGGTACCGGACGTGCCCGCGGCTCATCGCTACCCGACGGCTCCGGCCTCCGAG GTTCATCACGTCGGCGCGCGCGTGCCGCCGTCGCCGTATCCCCAGGCCTTCCCGTTCGGCATTCCAGCCTCGTATCTACAGGGCTCCCAGGTAGGAGTAGTCCACAATGCTGCGCCCACGCGCGATCAGAG GTGCCCCGCCCCGCAGCTCACGATATTCTACGCCGGCTCCGTGCACGTGTTCGACAATGTCACCAAGGACAAG GCTGAGCAGATCATGTTCATGGCTTCCAAGGCGGCTCAAGCAGGCAGCAGCCCTCCATTCCGTCTGCCGCTGCGGCAATCTGAATCAGCCCCAGCCCCAGTCCCAGACGAAAGGCAGATGGCGCCATTGGCGAGAGCTTGCAGTGATCCGGTGCATCTCAACCTGGACACCGTGCACG ATGTTCCGCTGGCCAGGAGCGCGTCCCTCGCTCGCTTCCTCGAGAGGCGCAAGCAGAAGCAAAG GGCAGCACATGCGGCAACACCTTACTCTCGCAGGGAGATATCTCCTGGCAGCATGGACACGTTCCTCATGCTTTCTCCGGGGAACACAGCGGTGTCTGGCAACCCCGAACTGTCATGGTTCTTCGGAGACGAAAAGGGAAGCCGCAACGAGGAGGCTCTGGACACCGAGCTGAAGATGTAG
- the LOC127306243 gene encoding ADP-ribosylation factor-like protein 8c codes for MGLLDSLLNWLRSLFFKQEMELSLVGLQNAGKTSLVNSIATGGYSEDMIPTVGFNMRKVTKGNVTIKLWDLGGQRRFRTMWERYCRGVTAILYVVDAADRDSVPIAKSELHDLLTKQSLAGIPLLILGNKIDKSEALSKQALVDQLGLESITDREVCCYMISCKDSVNIDVVMDWLIKHSTTAKN; via the exons ATGGGTCTCCTCGACTCGCTCCTCAACTGGCTCCGAAG CCTGTTCTTTAAGCAGGAGATGGAACTCTCCCTAGTTGGCCTACAGAATGCTGGAAAGACATCCTTGGTCAATTCAATTGCT ACTGGTGGCTACAGCGAGGACATGATTCCAACT GTTGGCTTCAATATGAGGAAAGTCACAAAGGGAAATGTCACAATTAAACTTTGGGATCTTGGAGGGCAACGGAGATTCCGAACTATGTGGGAGCGCTACTGTCGTGGAGTTACTGCCATTCT ATACGTTGTTGATGCGGCTGACCGAGATAGCGTTCCGATAGCTAAAAGTGAATTGCATGACCTGCTGACAAAACAATCTTTAGCTGGGATTCCTTTACTTATCCTTGGCAACAAAATCGACAAGTCAGAGGCACTTTCTAAGCAGGCATTAGTTGATCAGCT AGGTCTGGAATCTATAACGGACCGTGAAGTTTGCTGCTACATGATCTCCTGCAAGGACTCGGTGAACATAGACGTTGTCATGGATTGGCTTATCAAGCATTCCACAACAGCAAAAAATTAG